The Lewinellaceae bacterium genome has a segment encoding these proteins:
- the porV gene encoding type IX secretion system outer membrane channel protein PorV yields the protein MKNLIITTTFLMVMLGFYQSAEAQYCYEENGKYYNLDGTPCTNAVLTAVPFLRIVADARSGAMGDVGLAISPDANSMHFNASKLAFIEDKAGLSATYTPWLRSLGLNDVYLAYLSGFVKTGDLQAIGYSLRYFSLGSIQFTDANGMALNTGKPNEFEVALAYSRKLTDDFSAALTGKFIYSNLASGQQTEGGDVIEPALAGAADLSVYYQNEMKSGDNLNFGLAITNIGSKVTYTRSLLKDFIPTNLGIGAAYEWQIDDYNTLTIATDINKLLVPTPCQGDGCDTDGNGPDYKEIGSIKGIFTSFSDAPEGFSEELKELMYSFGVEYWYDKQFAVRAGYFAEHAQKGNRKYFTVGLGLKYNIFGMNISYLVPTTTQRNPLDNTLRFSLLFDFSAFDAGE from the coding sequence ATGAAGAATTTAATTATTACTACTACTTTTTTAATGGTTATGCTCGGCTTTTACCAATCAGCTGAAGCCCAATACTGCTATGAGGAGAATGGTAAATACTACAACCTCGACGGCACCCCATGTACCAACGCTGTTTTAACGGCAGTACCTTTCCTACGTATCGTTGCCGATGCTCGTTCAGGGGCGATGGGTGATGTAGGACTGGCGATTTCTCCGGATGCAAATTCCATGCACTTCAATGCCTCCAAACTTGCTTTTATTGAAGATAAAGCAGGTTTGTCAGCCACCTATACTCCGTGGTTGCGTTCATTGGGATTGAATGATGTTTATCTGGCTTATTTATCGGGTTTTGTAAAAACGGGTGATCTTCAAGCCATTGGATATAGCCTTCGCTATTTTTCATTGGGGAGCATTCAGTTTACAGACGCTAACGGAATGGCGCTCAACACCGGCAAACCCAATGAGTTTGAAGTTGCCCTGGCCTATTCCCGTAAACTTACCGATGATTTTTCTGCTGCTTTAACAGGAAAATTCATCTATTCCAACCTTGCTTCAGGCCAACAAACCGAGGGAGGGGATGTGATTGAGCCGGCGCTTGCAGGTGCTGCCGACCTTTCTGTATATTATCAAAATGAAATGAAATCAGGCGACAACCTAAATTTCGGATTGGCCATCACCAATATAGGATCAAAAGTAACCTACACCAGATCTTTGCTTAAGGATTTTATCCCTACCAACCTTGGAATCGGTGCGGCTTATGAATGGCAGATCGATGATTACAACACCCTGACCATCGCTACTGATATCAACAAGTTATTGGTGCCAACTCCTTGCCAGGGAGACGGTTGTGATACAGACGGTAACGGTCCTGACTATAAAGAGATCGGCTCCATCAAGGGTATTTTCACCTCGTTTAGTGATGCTCCGGAAGGATTCAGTGAAGAGTTGAAAGAGCTCATGTACTCCTTTGGAGTAGAGTACTGGTACGATAAGCAATTTGCTGTGAGAGCCGGTTACTTCGCCGAGCACGCTCAAAAAGGCAACAGGAAATATTTTACCGTTGGACTGGGCTTGAAATACAATATCTTTGGAATGAACATTTCTTACCTCGTTCCTACGACCACCCAACGTAATCCTTTGGACAATACGCTGCGTTTCTCCCTGTTGTTTGACTTCAGTGCTTTTGATGCGGGGGAATAG
- the porU gene encoding type IX secretion system sortase PorU: protein MKIKTTLLFLALFCQISAFSQFVISGQLKWEATAAPFTIGDETVEIWKFDGGITSDLYDGLPYYLKQFDLPSNGRFEVEILSTQYEPFSMQTTIADKHLGERLDFHTVVGRDRNAYYGKIAFIPIVKRNGQYERLTAFQFRIRFTSEPVTSFRGPENTEISALSNGDIYKLAIPATGIYKLSYNFLKTQMGIAIDNIDPRTIKIYGNEGGQLPFYTEAERSDDLVENAIRIAGEEDGSFDSGDYILFYAEGANKWTFNETNQIFEREQNIYDTKNYYFLKISAGNGLRVPVQNSLPAADYSTSEFDDYMRFEQEKLNVFHEWDRAEGSGQQWFGDYFKVARTYDYDNIFSIPNLVTSVPVKLKAQMPLRADVSSRFNLIINGQTLSSSYAGAISVLSGKNDNIIDYYKLATIDQDVTLNSGDIDITVTYPLPNTSQPSEAWLDYIQINARRQLIMAGEQMHFRDISSIGQEATTFNLAGAGNNIQVWDITEPLQVRQQAVTLNGSTLQFNAATTSLKNFIAFDPSQGLMQPEFIDKIDNQNIHGLTDADLVVIYPEEFETQAIQFAEHRSSHNNYNVALVRIDQLYNEFSSGRQDPTAIRDFARMLYDRSANFKHMLLFGDASFDFRNIYGLNNHFIPTFERDSSNPLFNFPTDDYVGILYHDSSNDPLGGNMSIGVGRFPVTNEEKAAEIVEKVIMYDNHPDRMKDWRTRMVFLGDDEDSGTHFDDANMAADIVRDEFPSFNVDKLFIDAFPQVSTSAGERSPAVTTSLNKSIFKGVLAVTYLGHGGPKGWAQERILNISDILNWKNEDHFPLFITATCSFTAFDDPSFVSAGEQTFLNAHGGAIALFTTTRAVYANANSTLTNETIRQLLTPASDHKKTLGDVFIEAKNMVASSTGLNSRKFALMGDPSQVVAVPQYNIITTKINGNDVSTSEPDTIRALQQVVIEGVVLKTDGSIFDNFNGTIYPTIYDKDQTYSTLQQDSGSPFRNFKIQKNVLFKGRATVINGHFSFNCIIPKDINYEFGAGKISYYAADPNQMIDADGYSKDIIIGGISPAGFADDQGPQVEVFMNTEDFVFGGITNSDPTLLVKLSDDNGINVVGNSIGHDLEGLVDDNTQNTLVLNDFYEAELDDYTKGMVKYPLSKLEEGRHTMRIKAWDVANNSAEGYTEFVVASSANIALEHVFNYPNPFFDHTCFQFDHNMPGAEMDVLIRIYTVSGRLIKTIEQTLITDGAIRQDDCIEWDGRDDYGDRIGKGVYIYKVLTKVKNTGSNDLKGESAFEKLVILK from the coding sequence ATGAAAATAAAGACTACTCTCCTGTTCCTGGCACTGTTTTGCCAGATAAGCGCCTTTTCGCAATTTGTCATTTCCGGACAGTTGAAATGGGAAGCAACTGCTGCTCCGTTTACCATTGGCGATGAAACCGTCGAAATCTGGAAATTCGACGGAGGCATCACCTCCGATCTCTATGATGGCCTTCCTTACTACCTTAAACAATTTGATCTGCCTTCCAATGGCCGTTTTGAGGTGGAAATACTTAGCACCCAATACGAACCTTTTTCCATGCAAACGACGATTGCCGACAAACATCTTGGAGAAAGGCTCGATTTCCATACAGTAGTGGGCCGTGACCGAAATGCCTATTACGGAAAGATCGCTTTTATTCCAATTGTAAAAAGAAACGGCCAATACGAACGCCTCACCGCTTTCCAGTTTCGGATCAGGTTTACTTCTGAGCCGGTTACCTCTTTCAGGGGACCCGAAAATACTGAAATTTCGGCCCTTTCCAATGGCGATATTTACAAACTGGCCATTCCCGCAACGGGTATTTATAAGCTGTCCTATAATTTTCTGAAAACTCAAATGGGCATCGCCATTGATAATATTGACCCCAGAACGATAAAGATTTACGGTAACGAAGGTGGACAACTACCTTTTTATACTGAAGCGGAACGTTCCGATGACCTGGTGGAAAATGCCATCAGGATCGCCGGAGAAGAAGATGGCAGCTTTGATTCCGGTGACTATATCCTCTTTTATGCGGAAGGCGCCAATAAATGGACGTTCAATGAAACCAATCAGATTTTCGAAAGAGAACAAAACATTTACGATACAAAAAATTATTATTTCCTGAAGATCAGCGCCGGCAACGGATTGCGCGTTCCTGTCCAGAACAGTTTGCCTGCTGCCGATTATTCCACCAGCGAATTTGATGATTATATGCGCTTCGAGCAGGAAAAATTAAATGTCTTCCATGAATGGGACAGAGCGGAAGGTTCCGGTCAACAATGGTTTGGCGATTATTTTAAGGTGGCCAGAACCTATGATTACGATAATATATTCAGTATTCCCAACCTGGTCACTTCGGTTCCTGTTAAATTAAAAGCACAAATGCCGCTCAGGGCTGATGTCAGTTCCCGGTTCAATCTGATCATAAATGGACAGACCTTAAGCAGTTCCTATGCCGGAGCGATCTCTGTACTCTCGGGAAAAAACGACAACATCATCGATTATTACAAACTTGCGACCATCGATCAGGATGTCACGCTGAATTCAGGAGATATCGATATCACCGTAACCTACCCGCTGCCCAATACTTCTCAGCCCAGCGAAGCCTGGCTGGATTACATTCAGATCAACGCCCGGCGACAACTGATCATGGCAGGAGAACAGATGCATTTTCGTGACATCAGCAGCATAGGACAGGAGGCCACCACTTTTAACCTGGCCGGAGCCGGTAACAATATCCAGGTATGGGATATTACGGAACCCCTGCAGGTACGGCAGCAGGCCGTAACCTTAAATGGCAGCACCCTGCAATTCAATGCAGCGACCACTTCTTTAAAAAATTTCATTGCCTTTGATCCCTCACAGGGATTAATGCAACCCGAATTCATCGACAAGATCGACAACCAAAATATTCACGGCTTAACCGATGCTGACCTGGTGGTTATTTACCCGGAGGAATTCGAAACCCAGGCCATCCAGTTTGCCGAACACCGAAGCAGCCACAACAACTATAATGTGGCACTTGTCCGCATTGATCAGTTGTACAATGAATTCTCTTCCGGACGTCAGGATCCTACCGCCATTCGTGATTTTGCGCGCATGCTTTACGACCGTTCCGCTAACTTTAAGCACATGTTGCTCTTTGGGGATGCTTCTTTTGATTTCCGCAATATTTACGGTTTGAACAATCATTTTATTCCAACCTTTGAGCGGGACAGTTCGAACCCATTGTTCAATTTCCCGACGGATGATTATGTAGGCATCCTTTACCACGATTCCTCCAATGATCCACTGGGAGGTAATATGAGCATTGGTGTAGGCAGGTTTCCGGTTACCAATGAAGAAAAGGCTGCGGAAATTGTCGAAAAGGTCATCATGTATGACAACCATCCCGATCGGATGAAAGACTGGCGCACCCGTATGGTTTTCCTGGGGGATGACGAAGACTCAGGTACGCATTTTGACGACGCGAACATGGCGGCAGATATCGTCCGCGATGAATTCCCTTCCTTTAATGTGGATAAATTATTTATCGATGCCTTTCCCCAGGTTTCGACCTCTGCCGGGGAGCGTTCTCCAGCGGTAACGACCAGCCTGAACAAGTCCATTTTCAAGGGCGTATTGGCCGTAACGTATCTCGGCCATGGCGGACCTAAAGGATGGGCGCAGGAGCGTATTCTGAATATTTCCGATATTCTGAACTGGAAAAACGAAGACCATTTCCCGTTGTTCATCACAGCCACCTGTTCTTTTACGGCCTTTGATGACCCCTCTTTTGTGTCGGCGGGAGAGCAGACTTTTCTCAATGCCCATGGGGGTGCCATTGCGCTTTTTACCACCACCCGGGCCGTTTACGCCAATGCGAACTCTACCTTAACCAATGAGACGATTCGTCAACTTCTGACCCCGGCCAGCGATCATAAAAAAACCCTCGGTGATGTCTTCATTGAAGCCAAAAACATGGTGGCCAGTTCAACAGGATTAAATTCCCGCAAGTTTGCCCTGATGGGCGACCCCTCGCAAGTAGTGGCCGTGCCTCAATACAATATTATCACCACCAAAATAAACGGCAATGATGTTTCCACTTCCGAACCCGATACGATCCGTGCGCTGCAACAGGTGGTCATCGAGGGCGTTGTCTTAAAAACTGATGGCAGTATTTTTGACAATTTCAATGGCACTATTTACCCGACGATCTACGACAAAGATCAAACTTATTCCACCCTTCAGCAGGATTCAGGAAGTCCTTTCCGGAATTTTAAAATTCAGAAAAATGTATTATTCAAAGGAAGGGCTACGGTGATCAACGGGCACTTTTCCTTTAACTGCATTATTCCCAAAGATATAAATTATGAATTCGGGGCGGGTAAGATCAGTTATTACGCCGCTGACCCCAACCAGATGATCGATGCAGACGGATACTCCAAAGACATCATCATCGGAGGGATCTCCCCCGCAGGATTTGCCGACGACCAGGGACCTCAGGTGGAAGTTTTTATGAATACAGAAGATTTCGTTTTCGGAGGCATCACCAACAGTGATCCGACTTTATTGGTCAAACTATCCGACGATAACGGCATCAACGTGGTGGGCAACAGTATCGGCCACGATTTGGAAGGGCTGGTGGATGACAATACACAGAACACTTTGGTGCTCAACGATTTTTATGAAGCTGAGTTGGACGATTACACCAAGGGAATGGTCAAATACCCGCTTTCCAAACTGGAAGAAGGCAGACACACCATGAGGATAAAAGCCTGGGATGTGGCCAATAATTCGGCCGAAGGCTACACGGAGTTTGTCGTGGCCTCCAGCGCCAATATCGCACTGGAGCATGTCTTCAATTATCCTAATCCGTTTTTTGATCATACCTGCTTCCAGTTCGACCACAATATGCCGGGGGCTGAAATGGACGTCCTGATCCGCATTTATACGGTATCAGGCAGGCTGATCAAAACCATTGAACAAACGCTCATTACTGACGGCGCCATCCGACAGGATGATTGCATTGAATGGGATGGAAGGGACGACTACGGTGACCGTATTGGAAAGGGCGTTTATATTTATAAAGTGCTGACAAAAGTTAAAAATACGGGAAGCAATGATTTAAAAGGAGAAAGTGCGTTTGAAAAATTAGTTATCTTAAAATAA